One window from the genome of Paenibacillus azoreducens encodes:
- a CDS encoding type II toxin-antitoxin system PemK/MazF family toxin: protein MIVKRGDVFFADLSPVVGSEQGGVRPVLIIQNDIGNRFSPTVIVAAITAQIQKAKLPTHVEIDAASHGFDRDSVILLEQIRTIDKQRLTDKITHLDEETMKKVDDSLQISLSLIDF from the coding sequence TTGATCGTAAAACGCGGCGACGTTTTTTTTGCGGATCTTTCACCCGTTGTCGGTTCTGAGCAAGGCGGAGTGAGACCGGTACTGATCATCCAGAATGATATCGGCAACCGCTTTAGTCCCACGGTCATCGTGGCGGCTATTACGGCCCAGATCCAAAAAGCCAAGCTGCCGACGCATGTGGAAATCGATGCGGCTTCGCATGGCTTTGACAGGGACTCTGTTATATTGCTGGAGCAAATCCGAACCATTGACAAGCAGAGGCTGACGGACAAAATTACCCATCTGGACGAAGAAACGATGAAAAAGGTGGATGATTCCTTGCAGATCAGTCTCAGCTTGATCGACTTTTAA
- a CDS encoding CopG family ribbon-helix-helix protein, translating to MANMQNTKRIMISLPDHLLQEVDGIVAMENSNRSELIRQAMKLYLHERKKRYIRESMQRGYMEMAKINLTMASEAFHAEEDADSTLGRLVSGV from the coding sequence GTGGCTAATATGCAGAATACCAAACGAATTATGATCAGCTTGCCGGATCATCTCTTACAGGAAGTGGACGGTATCGTAGCTATGGAGAATTCCAACCGCAGTGAATTGATCAGGCAGGCCATGAAGTTGTATTTGCATGAACGGAAAAAGCGTTATATCCGGGAATCCATGCAGCGCGGTTATATGGAAATGGCCAAAATCAACTTGACCATGGCCTCTGAAGCGTTTCATGCGGAGGAAGATGCAGACAGCACTCTAGGCCGCTTAGTAAGCGGGGTGTAA
- the alr gene encoding alanine racemase, translating into MHVQYRATQAIINLDHLRANYEAFRHVLPPEMKLLACVKADAYGHGAVEVSRALEQAGADYLSVAFLDEAIQLRQAGIKLPVLVLGLTPPEGIRTAWEYGITVTVFSPDVLEAIAALPEESLKRPLKVHIKIDSGMGRLGLLPGEAAVHFIEQALALPQAEIEGMFTHFSKADEEDKSYTLEQYRRFANVVALLKDRGISLPIVHTGNSAAAIDNPELSFDMVRIGISMYGLYPSDEVNRQKVALLPVLTLQTKIAYVKTLPPHWGVSYGARYVTEEEEAIATLPIGYADGYSRMLSGKAQVLIRGRRVPVVGTICMDQCMVTLKPFADEAKEIQAGEEVVLIGHQSGGSITADELASWLGTIHYEVVCMIAHRVPRFYIRNGAPYTLFNPLIHDPE; encoded by the coding sequence ATGCATGTTCAATATAGAGCTACACAAGCGATTATCAATTTAGACCATTTGCGTGCCAACTATGAGGCGTTTCGTCATGTGCTGCCCCCAGAGATGAAACTCCTGGCCTGCGTCAAGGCGGATGCTTACGGGCACGGGGCAGTTGAAGTTTCCCGCGCGCTGGAGCAGGCGGGTGCGGATTATTTGAGCGTGGCTTTCCTGGATGAGGCCATACAGCTGCGTCAGGCGGGCATCAAGCTGCCTGTGCTGGTGCTCGGGCTTACGCCGCCTGAAGGCATACGTACAGCCTGGGAGTACGGGATCACCGTGACGGTATTCAGCCCTGATGTGCTGGAGGCGATTGCGGCTTTGCCGGAAGAAAGTCTGAAGCGCCCGCTTAAGGTGCACATCAAGATCGACAGCGGAATGGGCAGATTGGGACTTCTTCCAGGCGAAGCCGCCGTCCACTTTATTGAGCAGGCTTTGGCACTGCCGCAGGCTGAGATCGAGGGCATGTTTACCCATTTTTCCAAGGCGGATGAGGAAGATAAGAGTTATACACTGGAGCAGTATCGGCGTTTTGCAAATGTGGTGGCCCTACTGAAAGACAGAGGCATAAGTCTCCCTATTGTACATACGGGAAACAGTGCTGCCGCGATTGACAATCCGGAGCTTTCATTTGATATGGTCCGCATTGGAATCAGCATGTACGGGTTGTATCCTTCGGACGAAGTCAACCGGCAGAAAGTGGCGCTGCTCCCGGTATTGACGCTCCAGACGAAGATTGCATATGTCAAAACGCTTCCGCCGCATTGGGGCGTCAGCTACGGAGCCAGGTATGTTACGGAAGAGGAGGAAGCCATTGCCACGCTCCCGATCGGCTATGCGGACGGCTATTCCCGGATGCTGAGCGGCAAAGCGCAGGTCCTGATCCGCGGCCGCCGCGTACCTGTCGTCGGAACGATATGCATGGACCAGTGTATGGTAACGTTGAAACCATTTGCTGACGAAGCGAAAGAAATTCAAGCAGGCGAAGAGGTTGTGCTCATCGGCCATCAGTCTGGCGGCAGCATTACGGCAGATGAATTGGCTTCCTGGCTCGGCACCATTCACTATGAGGTGGTCTGCATGATTGCTCACCGGGTTCCGCGTTTTTATATTCGGAACGGTGCCCCGTACACCTTGTTCAACCCACTGATTCATGATCCCGAATAA
- a CDS encoding DUF4367 domain-containing protein, with translation MRRMSWVLAMILCVTVVFAGCGKKDAASVVKGLNHVADTLQSKEGSYKGAGKMTLYTGEKPQEYNIEVWYQNPNYYRISLTNAQKDVTQIVLRNDDGVFVLTPSLNKSFRFKSDWPENQGQVYLYQTLVQGILNDNSRQFAIDKDSYVFDVAANYHSQSLVRQKIWLSKENYAPKQVQVSDAEAHVMVEVKFSDFKFDAKFEKDSFDMKRNMTASDDPTLGMVSQVDENGNPISADDQHADGSTAAASQELGDFGTIIPVYVPEGVENKDVNKMEESSNHTVILRYDGTYQYTIMESRSQDKSVSSLASGTVIDLGFTSGLLIGDEPKTLTWMNDEGIEFRITSSNLPVEEMTKIAVSLQEQTGK, from the coding sequence ATGCGCCGGATGTCATGGGTACTCGCCATGATTTTGTGCGTCACCGTCGTATTTGCCGGATGCGGCAAAAAAGACGCCGCTTCCGTAGTCAAAGGTTTGAATCATGTTGCCGACACACTGCAAAGCAAGGAGGGATCTTATAAAGGAGCGGGAAAAATGACGCTCTACACGGGCGAAAAACCGCAGGAATACAATATCGAGGTCTGGTACCAAAATCCGAACTATTACCGGATCAGCCTCACAAATGCCCAAAAGGATGTCACACAAATCGTCCTCCGCAATGACGACGGTGTTTTCGTCCTCACGCCAAGTTTGAATAAAAGCTTCCGTTTTAAAAGCGACTGGCCGGAAAATCAGGGACAGGTTTACTTGTATCAAACCTTGGTGCAGGGAATTCTGAATGACAATTCACGTCAGTTCGCAATCGACAAGGATAGCTATGTGTTTGATGTTGCAGCCAACTATCACAGTCAATCGCTGGTTCGCCAGAAAATCTGGCTGAGCAAGGAAAACTATGCTCCTAAACAGGTGCAAGTATCGGATGCCGAAGCGCATGTGATGGTTGAGGTGAAATTCAGCGATTTCAAGTTTGACGCCAAATTCGAAAAAGACTCCTTCGATATGAAGCGGAACATGACAGCCAGCGACGATCCTACGTTAGGTATGGTTTCGCAGGTCGACGAAAATGGAAATCCGATTTCGGCGGATGATCAGCATGCTGACGGCAGCACTGCGGCTGCTTCCCAAGAACTCGGCGATTTCGGAACGATAATTCCTGTTTATGTTCCCGAAGGCGTCGAGAACAAGGATGTCAACAAAATGGAGGAAAGCAGCAATCATACCGTCATTTTGCGTTACGACGGAACATATCAATATACCATCATGGAGTCACGCTCCCAGGATAAGTCGGTAAGTTCTCTGGCCTCGGGAACTGTAATCGACCTTGGCTTCACATCGGGACTGCTCATTGGAGACGAGCCAAAAACGCTGACCTGGATGAATGACGAAGGCATTGAGTTCCGCATTACGAGCAGTAATCTTCCGGTGGAAGAAATGACGAAAATTGCCGTGTCTTTGCAAGAACAAACGGGTAAATAA
- a CDS encoding MFS transporter has translation MEIFKNRNFTLLFIGRILTNIGDSLYGVAAMWLVYSLGGSTLYTGLAGFLSILPRIIQLFSGPMIDRVPLRGLLVYTQLSQALLLLIVPVAHYFGFLTVGLVLAITPILTTLNMWFYPAQLSALPKILDKKLLTQGNSLFSIAYQGIEVACNAFSGALIIVLGAVSLYLWNSLGFFIGAFLFTQLRIKTFRKNSYNNDYTTSNNEADRSKTRRDHLKNYISDMKEGLRLILATPLSRIQFGVIVINAAGGATFTVMPAFANSLGGAGVYGILLMAQACGSLLGAVLAPYMKLDRVRLGYLFAAAFCLSGTAWCLSIFSHWTWLVILVYGLAWFPGGVTNVIINTVIQKGVPEKSLGTVFAAASGISGIVMPLGNLIGGSIGVIAASSSVIAGCGIAVIGVGLYWLFDPVTRSLPTAAEVDETWFAPARSGSVSTSTSV, from the coding sequence GTGGAGATTTTTAAAAATCGCAATTTCACTTTGCTTTTTATCGGCCGCATTCTGACGAATATCGGCGATAGCTTATACGGTGTTGCGGCCATGTGGTTGGTATATAGTCTGGGAGGTTCAACATTATATACGGGGCTTGCTGGTTTTCTGTCGATCCTCCCACGGATCATTCAATTGTTTTCCGGTCCCATGATCGACCGTGTTCCGCTGCGGGGGCTGCTGGTATATACCCAGCTGTCCCAGGCTCTGCTGCTGCTCATTGTGCCTGTGGCGCATTATTTCGGCTTTTTGACGGTCGGTTTGGTGCTTGCCATTACGCCGATATTAACGACGCTGAATATGTGGTTTTATCCGGCTCAGCTGTCGGCGCTTCCCAAAATTCTGGATAAGAAGCTGCTGACGCAAGGAAACTCCTTGTTCTCGATTGCTTATCAAGGTATCGAAGTGGCCTGCAATGCGTTTTCCGGTGCTTTGATTATTGTTCTCGGCGCGGTTTCGCTCTATCTTTGGAACTCGCTTGGATTTTTCATCGGAGCGTTTTTGTTTACCCAACTGCGAATCAAAACATTTAGAAAAAATTCATATAACAATGATTATACAACATCAAATAATGAGGCGGATCGATCGAAAACACGCCGGGATCATTTAAAAAACTATATATCGGATATGAAAGAAGGACTCAGACTGATCCTTGCCACACCGCTTTCGCGCATCCAATTCGGCGTTATCGTGATTAATGCGGCCGGAGGAGCGACCTTCACCGTGATGCCGGCCTTTGCGAACAGTCTTGGCGGGGCGGGGGTATACGGAATTCTGCTTATGGCGCAGGCCTGCGGAAGTTTGCTTGGTGCGGTTCTTGCGCCTTATATGAAACTGGATCGCGTACGTTTGGGTTATCTTTTTGCAGCTGCCTTTTGTTTATCCGGAACCGCTTGGTGCCTCAGCATATTCAGCCACTGGACATGGCTCGTCATTCTGGTTTATGGATTGGCCTGGTTTCCGGGGGGAGTCACCAATGTCATCATTAACACCGTCATTCAAAAAGGCGTGCCTGAAAAAAGCCTGGGAACCGTATTTGCTGCAGCTTCGGGAATCAGCGGCATCGTCATGCCGCTCGGCAATCTGATTGGCGGGAGCATAGGCGTTATTGCGGCGAGCTCGTCCGTAATCGCGGGCTGCGGAATTGCCGTAATTGGCGTAGGTTTGTATTGGTTGTTCGATCCGGTAACGCGAAGTCTTCCGACGGCGGCCGAGGTGGATGAAACCTGGTTTGCGCCTGCGCGTTCAGGCTCTGTTTCCACATCTACATCGGTATGA
- a CDS encoding ArsR/SmtB family transcription factor, with the protein MKNEQPQSVEISVEQAKLLGSAQRIKIIGALVDTAKTSKQVADELGESPGSIHYHIQKLYDGGLIDLVETRTVGGIVEKYYKSKAKWFNTRGTQLIDPVLADDYEAASSTKINLRMQLSPEQREEMMAEFRSLLEKWVAISSASKMANSEEYAVGIKVVSTENPKNKA; encoded by the coding sequence ATGAAAAACGAACAACCGCAATCCGTCGAGATTTCCGTGGAGCAGGCTAAACTACTGGGCAGCGCGCAGAGGATTAAAATTATTGGAGCGCTGGTTGATACGGCGAAAACCTCCAAGCAGGTGGCGGATGAACTGGGAGAGTCTCCGGGCAGCATTCATTACCATATTCAAAAGCTTTATGATGGAGGGCTGATCGATTTGGTGGAAACCCGGACAGTGGGCGGTATTGTGGAAAAATATTATAAGTCCAAGGCCAAATGGTTCAACACCCGTGGGACTCAGTTGATCGATCCTGTACTGGCTGATGATTATGAGGCGGCTTCCAGTACAAAAATCAACTTGCGTATGCAGCTTTCGCCTGAACAGAGGGAAGAGATGATGGCGGAATTCAGGTCTTTGCTCGAAAAATGGGTTGCGATCTCCTCAGCCTCCAAAATGGCTAACAGCGAGGAATATGCGGTAGGCATTAAAGTGGTTTCGACAGAAAATCCGAAGAATAAGGCTTAA
- a CDS encoding polysaccharide deacetylase family protein — MSMVMLNLLLMFVFIYMIIPYVITRILGFGVTLRGRRSRQIAFTFDDGPDPLHTPKLLDLLKKKRIKATFFVLGSKAERYPELMRRIHMEGHQIGIHNYSHLPNWLMSPRHIRKKHVHRSADIIERITGERPAFYRPPWGILNLGDLFALRKYRIVLWSIMGWDWGKGSKNKPLKERILDQLEPGSIILLHDSGDTLGAETEAPSRMIASLEEVIDTVHIQGYECVRADELLHKPHDSRSGLSEGFRVG; from the coding sequence ATGAGTATGGTGATGCTGAATCTGCTGCTGATGTTTGTCTTTATCTATATGATCATTCCATATGTTATCACACGGATCTTGGGATTTGGGGTAACCTTGCGCGGCCGGCGTAGCCGCCAGATCGCCTTTACCTTTGATGATGGCCCGGACCCGCTGCATACTCCTAAACTGCTGGATCTTCTCAAGAAAAAAAGGATTAAGGCGACCTTTTTTGTGCTGGGCAGCAAAGCGGAGCGATACCCTGAGCTTATGAGACGCATCCACATGGAAGGGCATCAAATCGGAATTCACAACTATTCCCATCTTCCCAATTGGCTAATGAGTCCGCGCCATATCCGGAAGAAGCATGTCCACCGGTCCGCCGATATCATAGAACGAATCACGGGCGAGCGCCCGGCATTTTACCGTCCTCCATGGGGGATTTTGAATTTAGGCGATTTATTTGCTTTGCGAAAATACCGGATCGTGCTGTGGTCGATCATGGGATGGGATTGGGGCAAGGGGAGCAAAAACAAACCGCTCAAAGAACGGATTTTGGATCAACTTGAGCCTGGCTCGATTATTTTGCTGCATGACAGCGGGGATACTTTGGGGGCGGAGACTGAGGCGCCAAGCCGAATGATCGCAAGCCTTGAGGAAGTGATTGACACGGTCCATATCCAAGGGTATGAATGCGTCCGTGCCGATGAACTGCTGCATAAGCCGCATGATTCGCGCAGCGGACTTTCAGAAGGCTTCCGGGTTGGATGA
- a CDS encoding YkoP family protein: protein MNMLATITKASAQSVWMAWEAVFDQITKLRSAGIKRYGICKLVIRRHHGKNMKCQDGEWIYSGDWVGELHLDNRQVLELSRELGADRAALLTARMLRRSIKQISEAMETEPELAQVRALTGITLLHRGIIHGLGFELHPLESKGFRVFSTYYLRLLLKVLHPVGRERTKKNAPKLVPKMLMLTRKSLILRYSKETA, encoded by the coding sequence ATGAATATGTTAGCTACCATTACGAAGGCAAGCGCTCAGTCGGTATGGATGGCTTGGGAAGCGGTTTTTGATCAAATTACGAAACTGCGCAGCGCCGGGATAAAAAGATACGGGATTTGCAAGCTGGTCATCCGCCGGCATCATGGAAAAAACATGAAGTGCCAGGACGGAGAGTGGATTTATTCGGGGGATTGGGTCGGTGAACTCCATTTGGACAACCGGCAGGTATTGGAGCTTTCCAGAGAGCTGGGGGCTGACCGGGCCGCGCTTTTGACCGCAAGAATGCTGCGGAGATCGATCAAGCAAATTAGCGAGGCCATGGAGACGGAACCGGAGCTTGCGCAAGTCAGAGCTTTGACTGGAATTACGCTGCTGCACCGCGGTATTATTCACGGGCTCGGTTTTGAGCTGCATCCGCTGGAATCCAAGGGGTTTCGCGTGTTCTCTACTTATTATTTGCGGCTTTTGCTCAAGGTGCTGCATCCGGTGGGCCGGGAACGCACGAAGAAAAATGCTCCCAAGCTTGTGCCCAAAATGCTGATGCTGACCAGAAAATCATTGATTTTGCGTTATTCTAAGGAAACGGCATGA
- a CDS encoding carbohydrate ABC transporter permease, giving the protein MVRNISFMSRTADVMIIAILVISSLLCIFPIWYTIAVSFSDKSAVAGGMVSLWPVDFTLSSYKKILQEQAFFTAFGVSLKRVFLGGIINFVVCAMMAYPLSRTPKQFRPRNVYMWFIVFTMLFSGGLIPWFVTIKSYGLLDTIWALVLPSAVPVFNVILLVNYFRSIPKDMDEAGMMDGAGPWYMLLKIYLPLSVPVLATITLFSIVGHWNSFFDGLILMNKQEHYPLQTYIQQLVVQINTDNMTTEELRQMAQLSNKTLNAAKIVISMLPILVVYPFLQRFFIHGIMLGSVKE; this is encoded by the coding sequence ATGGTTAGAAATATCTCATTTATGTCGCGGACGGCAGACGTTATGATTATAGCTATATTAGTGATTTCGTCATTACTATGCATCTTTCCGATCTGGTATACGATTGCGGTGTCCTTCAGCGACAAGTCTGCGGTTGCCGGAGGCATGGTGTCCTTGTGGCCGGTTGACTTCACGCTTTCCTCCTACAAAAAAATATTGCAGGAACAGGCTTTTTTCACCGCATTTGGCGTTTCGCTCAAACGTGTTTTTCTGGGAGGGATCATCAACTTCGTGGTCTGCGCCATGATGGCGTATCCGTTGTCCCGCACACCGAAACAGTTCCGTCCCCGCAATGTGTATATGTGGTTTATCGTGTTTACGATGCTGTTTAGCGGAGGGCTCATTCCCTGGTTTGTGACCATCAAGTCTTACGGATTGCTGGATACGATTTGGGCTTTGGTGCTGCCGTCAGCCGTTCCAGTATTTAACGTCATATTGCTTGTCAACTATTTCCGCAGCATTCCTAAGGATATGGACGAGGCTGGCATGATGGATGGGGCTGGACCTTGGTATATGCTGCTCAAAATCTATTTGCCGTTGTCGGTGCCCGTTCTTGCGACCATTACGCTGTTTAGCATCGTTGGCCATTGGAACTCCTTTTTTGACGGGCTCATCCTCATGAACAAACAGGAGCATTATCCGCTGCAGACGTATATTCAGCAATTGGTGGTGCAGATCAATACGGACAACATGACAACTGAGGAGCTGCGCCAGATGGCACAGCTGTCTAATAAAACGTTAAATGCCGCAAAAATCGTCATTTCGATGCTGCCGATCCTTGTCGTGTATCCGTTTTTACAGCGGTTTTTCATTCACGGCATTATGCTGGGATCAGTAAAAGAGTAG
- a CDS encoding ABC transporter permease, whose product MKKQPFALHYHLMLLPGIALLILFSIVPMFGITIAFQNFKPGLGFWRSEWVGLDNFRYLFELPDSRTIFFNTIYIAVLKILAGLGVPVFFALLLNEVRSVLFKRSVQTIVYLPHFLSWVILAGIISDLLSMDGLMNQILGWLGIEPIMFLGSNQWFPGIIVVSDVWKEFGFGTIVYLAALTGINPALYEAAAIDGASRLQQLRYITLPSLKPTIILLATLSLGNVLNAGFDQIFNLYNPLVYDSGDIIDTYVYRAGLLQVQYGLATAVGLLKSVISFVLIILSYVMASKFANYRIF is encoded by the coding sequence ATGAAAAAACAGCCGTTTGCACTCCATTATCACCTGATGTTGCTTCCGGGGATCGCACTGCTTATATTGTTCAGCATTGTGCCGATGTTCGGCATTACGATTGCCTTTCAAAATTTCAAACCGGGACTGGGCTTCTGGCGCTCGGAATGGGTGGGTCTGGATAATTTCCGCTACCTGTTCGAGCTGCCTGACAGCCGGACCATATTCTTTAATACGATTTATATCGCCGTGCTCAAAATTTTGGCCGGTTTGGGTGTTCCCGTCTTTTTTGCGCTTTTGCTGAACGAAGTCAGATCGGTGTTGTTTAAGCGCAGCGTCCAGACGATCGTCTATCTGCCCCATTTCCTGTCATGGGTTATCCTGGCCGGGATTATTTCCGACCTGCTTTCCATGGACGGGCTGATGAACCAGATTCTGGGCTGGCTCGGCATTGAACCGATCATGTTCCTGGGCAGCAACCAATGGTTCCCGGGCATTATCGTGGTCAGCGATGTATGGAAAGAGTTCGGCTTCGGTACGATTGTCTATTTGGCCGCTTTGACGGGGATCAACCCGGCGCTGTACGAAGCGGCGGCCATCGATGGCGCGAGCCGGCTTCAGCAGCTGCGGTATATTACGCTGCCAAGCCTGAAGCCGACGATCATCCTGCTGGCTACGCTGAGTCTCGGCAATGTGCTGAATGCCGGTTTTGATCAAATATTCAACTTGTACAACCCTCTTGTATATGATTCCGGCGATATCATCGACACGTATGTATACCGCGCCGGTCTGCTGCAGGTTCAATACGGTTTGGCGACAGCCGTCGGTCTGCTGAAATCGGTTATCAGCTTCGTGCTTATCATCCTGTCTTACGTGATGGCGTCGAAATTCGCCAACTACCGTATTTTCTAA
- a CDS encoding extracellular solute-binding protein, with protein MKKWMIAILASTMLLASGCGANDQDASKTKEAGAPADPFYKYPEPVTLTIAKPLNPEDKTLPAGDTVDNNQFTRYIFDKTNIKFDYTLTAKSGDPFTQKVQVAIASNDIPDVMVVSEKDLRQLVEAGQLEDMTQVYEQYASQQVKDFYATTNGKALEKATFDGKLMAIPNIVPQGDAPYFLWIRKDWLDKLGLQEPKTLDDIESVAKAFIEKDPDGNGKADTIGLPGSPTDLVNGDNGFASLFSYFDAYPGYWMKDKEGKVSYGSIQPQVKDALAKLRDWYAAGLIDKEFALRKEAYELMSGGKAGMFFGPWWMPWGPLGDAVKNDPKSNWIALAAPLDAEGNFKTHTVPVSSSFVVVKKGVEHPEAAMIALNTTVAGERGTDPDAKQLDNRVNPGYWPMRLVIENADTVTRKHDMLREVLDGKAKPEDMIPEMQEIYAKAKAANFDPTKDLGAWQPYYSYTIGSDPLHGPLKPAENLFTSITKTMELKNATLSKMEKETYLKIIMGKEPLDSFDAFVEQWKKLGGDQITKEVREALGE; from the coding sequence ATGAAGAAATGGATGATTGCAATACTGGCAAGTACAATGCTGCTCGCAAGCGGATGCGGGGCAAATGATCAAGACGCTTCCAAAACCAAAGAGGCGGGGGCGCCGGCGGATCCATTTTATAAATATCCCGAACCCGTAACGCTCACGATTGCCAAACCGCTGAATCCGGAGGATAAAACCCTTCCGGCAGGCGACACCGTAGACAACAACCAGTTTACGCGGTATATCTTCGACAAGACGAATATCAAATTCGATTATACATTGACGGCTAAAAGCGGCGATCCGTTCACTCAGAAAGTTCAAGTGGCCATCGCCAGCAATGATATTCCGGACGTGATGGTTGTGAGCGAGAAAGATCTGCGGCAGCTGGTAGAAGCGGGGCAACTGGAAGATATGACCCAGGTCTATGAGCAATACGCTTCGCAGCAAGTTAAGGACTTTTATGCCACGACAAATGGCAAAGCACTGGAGAAAGCGACTTTTGACGGAAAGCTGATGGCTATTCCGAATATCGTGCCGCAGGGCGACGCTCCGTATTTTCTATGGATCCGCAAGGATTGGCTGGACAAGCTGGGACTGCAAGAACCGAAAACGTTAGACGACATCGAATCTGTCGCTAAAGCATTCATCGAAAAAGACCCTGACGGCAATGGCAAGGCGGATACTATCGGGCTTCCGGGATCGCCTACAGATCTGGTCAACGGAGACAACGGCTTCGCTTCGCTCTTCAGTTATTTCGACGCTTATCCGGGTTATTGGATGAAAGATAAAGAGGGCAAGGTTTCTTATGGTTCGATTCAACCTCAGGTGAAGGATGCTCTTGCCAAACTGAGAGATTGGTATGCTGCAGGGCTTATCGATAAGGAATTCGCGCTCCGGAAGGAAGCCTACGAACTGATGTCAGGCGGGAAGGCCGGGATGTTCTTCGGCCCATGGTGGATGCCTTGGGGACCGCTTGGCGACGCGGTAAAAAATGATCCGAAGTCCAATTGGATAGCGCTTGCCGCACCGCTGGATGCCGAGGGGAATTTCAAAACACATACCGTTCCGGTGAGCAGTTCGTTTGTAGTGGTCAAAAAAGGGGTCGAACATCCGGAAGCGGCAATGATTGCTTTGAATACGACGGTTGCCGGAGAAAGAGGAACGGATCCGGATGCCAAACAGCTGGATAACCGGGTCAATCCGGGTTACTGGCCGATGCGGCTGGTCATTGAAAATGCCGACACCGTTACGCGTAAGCACGATATGTTGAGAGAGGTGCTCGATGGCAAAGCGAAACCGGAAGATATGATTCCTGAGATGCAGGAGATCTACGCAAAAGCAAAAGCGGCTAATTTTGACCCGACCAAGGATTTGGGGGCATGGCAGCCATATTATTCTTACACGATCGGAAGCGATCCTTTACATGGCCCGCTGAAGCCTGCAGAAAATCTGTTTACGTCCATAACGAAAACGATGGAGCTGAAAAATGCCACCCTCAGCAAGATGGAAAAGGAAACATATCTGAAGATCATTATGGGCAAAGAACCGCTGGATTCATTTGATGCCTTTGTCGAGCAGTGGAAGAAACTGGGTGGAGATCAAATCACGAAAGAAGTCCGGGAAGCGCTTGGGGAGTAG